The Lynx canadensis isolate LIC74 chromosome A2, mLynCan4.pri.v2, whole genome shotgun sequence DNA segment TTAGAGATGGGATGAAAGTATTTGTTCATAAATGAAATGTTAGAAGACAGACTCAGATAAAGGGAGGCAGGAATAAACCAAAGCTAAATTTTATCCACCCCATGGAGATAAAGACCAGTCCTGGTTTTAACATCAGCAGGAAGCATTGTCAGAATTTTTCCCTCTTCATCTTGTTCAAGTGACAGATATTTTCAGCTGAAGGTGTTATAAGGTTGTAGgagattaaaaataggaaaaataattgtgGTTCACTTTATGGAGATAGAATAggttgaaaaataacatttaacctgttcatttcaatttttatgaTGCAGAAAATATAACAGTTTCCATAAGATCAATGAACAAATTTGCCTTACTTAAAGAAAGATCGTAATGATTgactaaaatttaacttttaagttAGGTGTATTGTGTCATGTAAAAGAAAGggattttttgagaaatctcaacacctttttttttttttaatttctttgtcatAGAGATAAGAACATTTCTATCCTGTTATCTGCAGTAACTGATAGTTACTGGGTATTATGAGAAGATACATGGAGGTACTTTTAGCTAGAGTCCAAcaatggtaatattttaaatgaaaaaaaattgtctctgTAGTCCAGACCTAACTTTTCTCACAACTTCAGTGTCATTCACACCAAAACTTACAGTTTTGTACTCTTACATGACTCATTTTCAAGGGTCAGTTTACAACAAGGTTAGGTACTTCATATAAAACTCCcatatcatattattttattttaaaaatatatttcattttaaaccaTTTCATTAAAAGGACAgtgatcaaaataaaacaaatagatttCAGGCATTAGTGGCAGTGCTTTAAGAAGATAATTTTTCATGGACTATTTCAATGGTATCTATCATATCACATATTGTGTTTTATTAGTGCTCTTGTCCAAGGAGGAATCGCGGGGGTATATTGTTTAATACGATGCCCTGAGTAGGCAGcatggattctttgtttttgagtagacaaataaaactcaaaacataCATAGAGAGATGTGGCTTGGGGTTTGTTGAGCATGTGCACGAAATAACACAAAGAATGTAAACTAGGGTTTATTGTCTGTATGTCtgttattttgtagaataaaaattgtatttaaggtgtacaacatgaagattttatatacatatacatagtgaaATGACTACTATTCTTGAGGTAATTAACATATTCTCTCATGTAGTTAccttttatgtgtatgtgtgataaGGACCTAAAATCaattcttttagcaaatttccaTAATGACTATAGTGATTATGATGTACATTAGATCTCAAGACCAATTCATACTAAAAAAACTACAACTTTGTGCCCTATAACCGACAtctcctcatttcctcttcccttGGTAACTACCTTTCTACTCTCTCTATGTATTTGacattttagattccacatataggtgaaatcatgcagtttttctctttctgtatttggCTCATTTCATTCAGTGTAATGACCTCCAGGTTCTTTCatggttgttgcaaatggcaggatcttttttttttttaaggctgaaaaatattccattgtatgcatatatatcacaatttctttatccattcaacagatacttaactgttttcatatcttggctgttgtgaataatgctgcaatgaacatgggagtgcagatatctcttcaaggtaTTGAGTTCATTTCTTTCGGATAAAtaccagaagtgggattgctgaatcacatggtagttctattgtCAATTTATTGAGGAAATACCGTACTACTTTCCATGTTGGCTGTAGCAATTCACATTCCCACAAAcatgtacaagggttcccttttctccacatcttgccaacgcttgttatttattatttgataatagccatcctaacataggtaaggtggtatctcattgtggttttgatttgtatttccctgattattggtgatgttgagatatcttttcatatgcctgttggccatctgtatgtcttcttgaaAAAAACGTCTGCTCAGGACTTGGCTAATCTTAAAAATCTGGTCATTTGTtgcttttgctattgagttatatgcattctttatatagtttggatattaaccctttatcagatatatggtttgcaaatattttctcccaatccctAGCTtaccctttcattttgttgattgtttcctttgctgtaaaaaagcttttaatttgatgtagtcctacttgtttatttttgcttttgttgcttgagCTTTTggtgtcaattaaaaaaaatcattgcctagACCAATATCGGGGGTGTTTTCCCTAtaatttcttctaggagtttctaAGCCTTAGAGTttagtctttaattcattttgagtttatttttgtatatgtgtaagataaatgtctctttattttctgtggaCCTGGGGGGCTCTTGAATGCTGAGTCCTGTTGGATCACATAGCTAAGAAGTCATCCCTCAAGTGACAGCCATAAAAATTAAGGTGCTGGATATGTGGTCCAATTACTTTAATCCTCAGAGACAAGCTGGGAGTTGTGGGTTCTCTCCCAGTTGTAAGGAACTGTACTAGTAGTGGAGATTGTGCCACTGATGTGTCTCACTAATGTGTCTACCTGTTTTGATGTGGGTATTTTCTGTCATCCTATGAGTAGGAGTTGCCCCACTCCTTTTTGGATTTCTCTTGGAATGGATCTGTATGTAGGTGCTTATTTAGGGCATCCATGGGATGAGACGAAGTCCTATTCTGCCCCCTTGCTGACTGCCTTTCAGATTTCATTGTATATTAAAGGAGCATTAGGTACCTGGCAAAAAGGTAAGGTAGCCAAAGTTGTAATGAATAATGAGAAGAGAACACAAACAAATTTACactggagggagagaaaaataggaCTCTTAACTGTAATAATTATTCAACACTGGTTTTGAGgcaagtaaatattttctcagactAATCATgattaaagaaaagcaaagtgaagGGTGGTTGAGGAAGTATTATGATaagcaggaaagaaggaactGTTGAAAGAATGGATCAAGTTTCGAGAAGGTAATtaaagaaatttatgaaaatgcATGTGTCTGAATCATGAATGAGTAGGGTGTTCCTGGGACtacttgttctgttttgttgtttaagaGGTAAGAGAATTAAAGCATAGATAGTCTTCATCTTTCTGCTCAGTGACCCTAATCTGATATCTGTGTGGGTTTTGGGATGGGCGGGCAGCTATTTCTGCCCTCAATCTCTCTTGCTGCCTTTAGCTACTATTTTCCCTTATGTTGTAGGCTGCAAGAAAAGGGAAGTTGTCAGCAGGCAgtgattcaaaatattttttaaatcttatgtatccctttttaatgttcaaaaatgacataataataacaaattagTTCTACTGAAAAAGCACTTCCTTCAGGGGGAAATAGGAGGAAACTCCATTCCAATGTACATCTATGCGAATTCATACTTTCTTTTCTGCCTTGGACAATGAAGAAGGATCCTTAaacatttgtgtttctttcctctctgtatcaagtcttctttgctttcttttgagcCCACCTACAAAGGTTAGATGATTAGTAGCGgtaaattgaaaagagaaaaataaaaagaacaagatacCATTACAATACTTTTCCCTTTCTGATCCCACTGAGGGCTGAGAGACCAAAGGCCAAGAGGATTAAGGGcaataacaaaaagcaaaaagtctTCAAAGCCCTCCCGTCCATTCCTGAACCTTCAGTTTTGTGGAAGATTGCctccaattttatttatgtttgaatttGTGGAGGGGATGTGTGGAGAAAATAATGTTTGCTACCTTATCTACTCCAAGGCAGAGGTCATGTTACTACTAATACTTCCTCTACTTCCTCTACTACTAGTAATGGTTCTCAAAGTACTTTCCTCATAAGTTACCTACGTTTGAGCTTAAATGTACTTGTGAGTGGGATGATATGCCTCTGTTTCATGTATAAAAGCTTGTCACCTAGCCCAAATCGCATAGctgtaaataaatgataaataaaatcaatttttaaaatctaggttCTCTGATTCCAGATCTTTCCACAAGGATCTGACTTTTCCCaatatttccttttgtaataaatgtaccatttttcattATGATGGGATTAGTTGACATATGTAAAGTAGCTTTAAAAAACTTTCCAACcaaattttcttcattgtttatcACTTTACCTACCATTGTCACCTACCAAACTCTACTTGCTCTGGAATCTGAGGTAAGTTTGTAAGATGTGAGCTCCTAGAATTGCACTACATTATCTCCAGGCTTTAACAGGGTCTCCCTGAGACCACTTCCTGTCCTTATGAAGATTCTGGCCTGATTCTGATGCAGAGTGGATATGTTGGGATAAAACCTTCCATCTTGGCCTGCGAATAGTCTGAAACATCTGGTAAAGGCTAGCCAATTGCATACAGTATGTATTCACTAAAATGGTTCTTTGATTCAACAGATTCTCTTATCTCTGACCTTTTGCAGATTAATGATTCTCACATGTTTTTAATGGAAACAGATAACCAGACATGGGTGAGAGAATTTATTCTCCTCGGCCTGTCCAGTGACTTGTATGTGCAggtctttctctttgttttgttcttagtcATGTACTTGGTGACAGTGCTGGGAAACTTCCTTATTGTTGCTCTGATCTGCCTGGacagcagactccacactcccATGTACTTCTTTCTCACCAACCTCTCCCTTGTTGATGTCTCTTATGCCACAAGCATCATTCCTCAGATGTTAGTGCATCTTCTTGCAGAACATAAAGCAATCCCATTTGTGAGCTGTGCAGCccagttatttttctctctagGCTGGGGTGGGATTGAGTTTGTTCTACTGGCAGTGATGGCCTACGACCGCTATGTGGCTGTGTGCGACCCCCTGCGATACTCCGTCATCATGCATGGAGGGCTCTGTACTAGGTTGGCCATCACATCCTGGGTCAGTGGTTCTCTCAACTCTCTCATTCATACTGCCATCACCTTTCAGCTGCCCATGTGCGCAAACAAGTATATTGATCACATATCATGTGAAATTTTAGCTGTGGTCAGACTGGCCTGTGTGGACACCTCCTCCAATGAGATCATAATCATGGTTTCTAGCATTGTTCTGCTGATGACACCCTTCTGCCTGGTCCTCTTGTCCTACATCCAGATCATCTCCACCATCCTGAAGATCCAgtccagagagggaagaaagaaagcctTCCACACCTGTGCGTCTCACCTCGCAGTGGTTGTCTTGTGCTATGGCATGGCCATTTTCACTTACATCCAGCCCCGCTCCAGCCCCTCTATTCTTCAGGAGAAGTTGATCTCTCTCTTCTATGCCGTTTTGACACCCATGTTGAACCCTATGATTTATAGTGTAAGGAATAAGGAGGTGAAGGGGGCCTGGCAGAAACTACTAGGGCAGTTATCTGGATTAACATCAAAATTGGCAACTTGGTGAATCCTGAGCATTAGTTAGAGAAAGGAGCTTTGCCTGTGAGTTCTTTCACTTAACTCAGATATGGCAGGCATCACCTGCATTGTCCTAGCAACCAGGAAGGAGATGATGATACATGTCCTGGTGATGCTAGGTAGGAGGTTGAGTGGTTGGGTTGGGGTGTGGGCTGTGGGTATATTTTTATGTCACAGCAGCGTGTTCAGTGGAGTAGAGGAGTGAACTTCTCACCCTTACTCAGTTTTCATTCATATGCAGTAATTGAGACAATAGCATTTACCATTTACAATTACTGAGAGTAATTGAAGACAATGCAATTTACTGTTTTGATTAGTCACATTGTGATCAGTGACCTATTCATGAGTCTTACCTTGGAACACAGGTTTTTATTCATCCACATTTTGTAAAAGATTATCATATTTCCATTGGGAACAAAATCATTGTCAATTTGAAGACTCActtaaaatataagtatatgtaGCCATATTCAGT contains these protein-coding regions:
- the LOC115502060 gene encoding olfactory receptor-like protein OLF3, with the protein product METDNQTWVREFILLGLSSDLYVQVFLFVLFLVMYLVTVLGNFLIVALICLDSRLHTPMYFFLTNLSLVDVSYATSIIPQMLVHLLAEHKAIPFVSCAAQLFFSLGWGGIEFVLLAVMAYDRYVAVCDPLRYSVIMHGGLCTRLAITSWVSGSLNSLIHTAITFQLPMCANKYIDHISCEILAVVRLACVDTSSNEIIIMVSSIVLLMTPFCLVLLSYIQIISTILKIQSREGRKKAFHTCASHLAVVVLCYGMAIFTYIQPRSSPSILQEKLISLFYAVLTPMLNPMIYSVRNKEVKGAWQKLLGQLSGLTSKLATW